The genome window CTTGAGCACACCATAAGGGTTTCCACTTCCCATTCCTGGCTCCTCCTGTGTCCTCTGCTTTAAAAactctcctcctttctctaccTTCTGGTTAATTCTCTCTTGGGTTTTAGGTCTTTCTCAAACAGTCTTCCCTGAATCAAATGCTTCTGCTGTGCCCTCCCACAGTTCCCTGCTCCTCCCTATCACAGAATCTACAGcatcatattttaatttcctggttacctttttctcttccctgctAGACTACAACCAAGAAGAAAGGCAACATGTTTGCTGTGTTCATCACTATCCCCAGCTTCTGGCATAGTGACTGGGGCAAAGTAACCATgccataaatgtttgttgtttgaatgaatgatctcaagggggaaagagggagagaggggtctTATGGAAGAGGAAAGGATATTGGGACAGTGGTCATAAAGGAAGGGAGGATACTGACCTTCACTGAATGGTTATGGAAATCCGTTACTACAATCTCATTCTTGTTGTTCACAGCCACAAAATGGGGCCCTGAAAATATAAAGTGGTCTTTAGGGCAGTCAGATGGCACACTGAGTGGGAATGGAGAAGAGTGTCTAGAATGATAAAACCAGGATGTGAGGAGAGGGGTGGGGTCTCGGGGGCTGAgataaattgtctctggaatgaTGGGGCTAGGGTGGTGGGAAGGAGGGGTGTCTCTAGGGCCAAGATATTGGATGAGAGGTCTTTAAAGCTGGGGTATCCAGGCGAGCTCTCTGGGACTGGGGAATCAGAATAGATCTTGGAGTTGTCCCCCTGTACCTGCAAAGTGGCGATCAGTGGTTCCACGGCCCCCAAAACGGCCAACCAGCTTGCCATTGGGCTGGAAGGTGAAAACGCAGCAAGATTTGTTGTCAACCACAATGATATGTCCATTCCGGTCTACAGCTACTCCCTTGGGGCCCATGAGGCGGCCAGCTCCAATCTTGGTCTGGAGGAAGGGAATATCTGTAAGGTTTTATCCTGGCTAGTAGGGAGAGTAGTCCCAGCCCAGCATCAAAGCAGAACCTTGGGCCaggagagcaggaggaagaaCTGGACCAGTCCAGGCCCTGACCACCAGGAGGCACTACAATGGTCAGCTCAGCTGGTCACTGGGGTACAGAATGCAATGACAGCATGCTCTCACCTTGAACTTGCCCTCAGGGGAGAAGATGCTGACCCAACGGTTGTCGTAGTCTGCCACAATAATGTCTCCATTGGTGTCCACTGCTACACCTGTGGGGCGCTGCAGCTGCCCAGGTGAGCGCCCTCGGACCCCAAAACGGAACTTGAACTGACCCTCATTGGAGAAAACCTGGAGCAGAGGAGcaagggagggagcagggaggaggggagacaCTGTGGGCACAGAGGGAAGGGAGTAGGATTCTGAGGGAGAAGACCCCCTTCCCCCATTTATTCAGTCTttctattgtcttttcttttttttaacttttggcagctggccggtaacagatggaaccctggaccttggtgttatcaacactatgctctaaccaactgagttaaccagccagccctattcagtcattcaacaagaACTTACTGACATCAAGGTAGGGGCAGAGAGAGGAATCAAACACGGCAGCAAACCTTAGGGGACACACAGCACAGGTGTGAATGAGACTGTGAGAATACGAAAGGTGGGGGGCACAGTGAGGCAAGGCTTCAAAAGAAGGGAATACCTGCACTGACAGCCTGCCAAGGATGCTAACGACTCGAAGTCAGCCACTAGAAGAGGAAGGGCATTCAAGCAGAGTGAACATTTTGTAAAAGGCACAGAGTCCAGTGTGGGTACTGATGGAGGACCTGTCCAATGTGGCTGGATTGCAGGGAGCACCCAGGTGAATGACAGAAAGAATTACATTTTATCCTGGATGTAATGAGGAGTCACTGAAAATTTCTGGGCAGGAGAGTGACAAGAGCAGATTTGCTCTAAACAAAGAGCACTCTGGCTGCAGGGAAGAGTCAAGACTGGAAGCTAGCTGACCAGTCAGAGTCTGTTGCAGTAGTCTCAGCGAGAAATGATGATGGCTTGGACCAAGGAACTTGGCTGGAGGGAAGCAGGACTCCAAAGATATACTCATATAGGAAGTAGACTCAACAAGATTTAATAGACTGGAAAGGGGAGAAAGTACACAAggattagtccattcaggctATAGGGTAACTTCCTCCTGGACAGAGTGAAACTTTcaacctctccccttctcctACCTCCTCCAGCTTAGATGCCCAACATGCTCAGGTCTTGCCACCCTAAAAGCACCTTCTTTAATTCTCCTTCCCTCTTAAGCTAAGCCTTCTGGCTTTTCTTTCACAGCCAAAACATTACTTACTGCATAGGTCTCATCCACTCTGCTTTGTTATAGGCTCTGGGGACACAAGATGAATCACAGCCAGGAGTGGCTGTGCAGAACTCAAGTTTGGGCCTTGGCCTTGCTCTTtgatccagacctgctccctccTTAGTGGACTGGgctccccactccccttccctccccatctGTTAGGCCTGCAGGGCTGTTTAAACTGATCCCACCAACAGACATCACTACTTCCTGATGCGAACTTTCTACCAACCCCTCACTTGGTTGACCATCACAGCCCCTGGGTTCTGCACTGGTTCCCTGTGGCAGAGCAGCACTTGTCACCAAGAGAAGGGAGGGAATGTGGGCTAAAGAGTAGAAGTGTGGGGGACTAAAAGGTACTGCCAGATGAGCAGCGAGGTAATGCATCTGCCTCCTCCAGTCTGAGCAGCTCAGTTTCAGGCTCCACACTAATGAGGCTTTGGGAGGTCTTGTTCTTCCCATCCTATCCTATCTCACCCCTTACACTTGGGCAACTTGTTCTCATCTTTCAGTTCTCAGTATTTCCAGGTCATTTCTTCAGAGAAGCCTTTAATGACCAcaactgccccccccccaaaaaatatacacatataagcTCCCCATGATATTCACTTTGTAGCTCTCTTCATAACAACTGTCACTTCATAGCTAAATGACTGTTAAATACCTGTGTCTCATTTTAAGGATGTAAGCCCTACGTGGGGCAGGAACTgcatctgttttgtttactgctgcaTTTGCAGTACTAGCATCTGGCAAATGGGAGACAtccaacaaatgaatgaattcccCAGTTCAATCTCAGGCCTAAACTGGACATCTCTACTTAGATGCCCCACAGCCATGTCAAACTGAACATGTGCAAAAGTGATCAACTTATACCCAGCCTAGCTCTTGAATGGCAACACCATTCAGTTCACCAAGTCCTGCCATTCTTGACCCGTCCCTCTTCGTCCACATCTACTGGCTCATCAAAATCTGCTACATTTGCTTCCTGAGCATCTCTAGAATCTGCTGGTGTCCTCATTTGGTCACTTAACATCTGTCTCCTATACCATGGTGGCAGTAAGTGGATCTCTGACCTCAGGGATCTCAGTCTAGTGAGAAAAAGAGactaaaacaaaatagaaaacaaaacaaaaccatacaaaaacaaaaagcaaaacaacaaaccAGTGATTACAGGAAAGTATGAAAAGTGTATAGCAAAAGGCCGAGGGAGCTCAGAGAAGAATATGATTAATATTCTCcctaaaaagaatgaggaagtttTCATGGATAAACTAATAAAATTTTGGACAAAGACAATTACACAAGAACATAATATATACAAATCAAATTCTTCATTCAAAATCACACAATGTTTTTTGTCTTCTGTCAGCTGACGCTGATTCCACTCAATGTAGGGATTTACCTCACCTTCTACCATAGAAAGGTCCAAAGGAGGAAGTTCATAAGGACCCCAATCCTCATGAACTGAGAGTGGTCACACCCCATTTGTGAGCCCAACCCTTACCAGCCCTGAGGACCCCAAAGTATGAGGCAGAAAATCAGCTTTGGAATCTAAGAGCCAGGCTTCTAGCAGGGTGAGAGAAGTGAGGAGGACTGCTATAGGAATAGCAGGTGTTTGGAAAGGAGAGGGGGCTGCACCAGGACTCTCTCAATTCCCCACCCTGAAACAATGGACAAGCACAGTCCCTCACTGGGGGAGACAAAGTGACTCCTGTCTTTCTGTGCATGGGAGCACCCTTGCATGTGCACAACAGGGAAGGAGTCTCAAATCTCAACTTTTACGCCAGGGAGCATCCCTGGCCTAAGGGGGAGAAAAGGAGTTGGAGGGTAGAGGTGTATACAAGTTGAGCCTCAGCACTACCCCGTACCTCCCAATTTCCCAATCCCCTCCTCACTATCCAGGCTGGCCTAAATGGCCCACTGTGCTGCACTGGGTCTCTCCAATCCTCTGCTATACCTAGGAACAGGGTGGAAATGAAGGGGAACTGGATGGGATTAGGAATCTGGCCACAGAAGAGTTCCTGGCCCCTTTCACCTGCTAGGCAGAAAGCGGTGATCAGATAGGAGCTGACACCGAGGTGAAAGGCCTTAGCAGAGCCGGATCCATATCAGGGGTATTCAAGCAGGGTCAGGAAACATAAATGTACAGGTGCTGTGAAGTAAAGACCTTCAGGGAAAAGTTTTGCTACCTCAAAAATATGTTTCTAAGAACTCAGTGCATggtagtttgaaataatccctgACAGGATAAAATCAAAATTCCACAGCATTATCTCTAAAACTATTTACAATCTGACCTCAGCTACCcccagcttctttttttttttttttttttttgccgtttttttttcgtgaccagcactcagccagtgagtgcaccggtcagtcctatataggatccgaacccgcggcgggagcgtcgccgcgctgccagcgcagcactctaccgagtgcgccacgggctcggcctacCCCCAGCTTCTAATAGTAATCTACCTCCAGCCTGCTGGGATCCTTCCAATTAACTGAACAATCCCCACAACCACTTTCCCACCTCCTTGCTTTTGCTTACAGCCTCCACCTGGACAATGATATTTTTAACAACAGCTAACAGAAAGTTCACCAGGAGTCAGGTACAGTACAGTTAGGTCATTTAATACTCCCAGCAACTCTATGAGGTATGCTTTTCCTAATTTTACACATGAGTTAACTGAAGATCAAAGAGGTCACATGACTTGTTAGTacatggcagagctaggattcaagcCCAGGTATCTGGTTTCAGAAGCTGAGCTTTTAGCTGCTATGCCGTGTCTACCACACTGGTGCCCAGTGTACTAGGTTCTGGGCTTACCACAaggaatagagagagaaaaagccaCATCTCTTGGCTTTAAAAAGGAGCTCACAGTGCAGCAGAGATCATGTCCATTCAGCATGGCAGAAGCCTGAATCAGGTGTGTGAGGTAATGGGAGAGGCAGGGGCAGGACCACCTGTGAGGATGTTACAACTTCTAGCCACTGAAAGGTACTCCCTTTGGCCAAGTTACCTCCACTTGACTATCTAGCCAACCAGATTATTGCAGAGACTCCAGACAGACAACATACATTCTGGAGCCAGGCAGGTGTGTTGGAAGGGGAGGGCCGGCCTGCACCCTGACCATTaggagaaaaggggagaaagtAAGCCAGCCAGCTGGAGGCTCAACtagaggcagagaggaaggaggaatgagCCAGATCTTTGGGGTCCAGAAGCTGATCTGGCCTGAGCCACGGCCTGTGAGGTAGAAGCTGCCAGCATAGTAAACCTGGGTTCCTGACTGGAAGGTACTGGTTACTGTTGTGGCCTGTGGGGGTGAGGTGGTGCTTTGATTCATTGTTCTTTAAGGAATGGTACCATCTGTAGGGTTTCATCTTTCAGGTGGTGACCTGTACACTCTTTTTTTAGGAGGTTGTACCTTGAGAACCCTTATTTTGGTGCTGGGGGAGAGCAGGGCGGTAAAGGCGCTTACCTGGATACATTGATTGTTGCTGTCTGCTACCACTATGCGGCCGCTGTTAGCCGCGGACACACCTTGTAAATTGGTGAATTCGCCCTTCTCCCTTCCACGACTGCCTGTGGGGAAGCGATGGAAGGGAGAACGAAAGAATTCATCTAAGGTCATTTtgaacctccctcccctccctgccccgccCACGGCCGGGGCCCGTCCCCCTCTGGCTCCGCCCTCGGCCTTCTATACCAACACGGAAGACGAGTTCGTCCTCAATTGGGTTGTCCTTCCGTTTGCCGCCTGTGCTGTACATGGAGCTTGGCCTACGCACCGCCTTCTGGCGCACATGGCTGCCGGGCCCGCCTGGGGACTTGACGCGGCGCTTCACATCGTCTGGGGAAGGAGGCAGGTCCCCGGGACGCAGGGCGCGCACTCGGAAGGGGCTGCCACGCACCGGCTGTCCATACAGCAGCACTGACAGGAGCAGTTCGCCTTCGGTGCGCGCAGTGTACACCAGCTCATACGTGCCATTCTTGTGGTCCACCACCGGCACGGGAAGGCGCGTGCCGTCGGGGCCCGTGATCTCCGCGCGCAGCTCGGCGCTGCCTGTGCGCACCAGCCGCCCATCCTTGTCTTTGGTAGTGACGGTGAGTGAGGCGGGCTGGCCCACTAGCGCCTGGCGCAGGCCCTCGCCCGTTGCCACCGTCTCATGTGCAGTGGCGCTCGTAGTGAGCAGCGCGCCCAGATTGAGCACCGATCGCCGTAGCCCGTCAACCTCAAGGACCAGTTCCAGCTGTGCATTCTCGTGCGGCCGCTCAGGGAAGGCCTGCGCTGCCAGCGCCGCCAGCCTCTCTCGCATGTGCTTGCGCACCAGCAACACCTCCGGAGCCGAGCCCAGGCGCAGTGCCTGCTCCGCGAAGCTGCAGCTACTGCCGATGTGTTCCTGCCCCTGGCGCAGTGTGTCTAACTGGGTCTGCAACACCTGAGGAAGGGGGAGGCGAGGAGGGGGTGAGCAGACTGACACAGAGGGAGTCTCTGCGATTACTGATGAACTTGTAGTACCCTGGCATGAAAGAAATACAAGAGGGTGAGTGTGGACAAGGGACACAGATGCCTGCAGCACCTACGGGGCCATGTTGGGAGGCAGAAAGTATAGGCTGGGGAAAGGGAAGCCCTGATGTGGAAGGCAGGGGAAGGGATGGAGTCAGTAACAGCATCCCATGATGGATGATAGTAAGGAAGTCTGAACAGACGCACCTTCTGCTTGGCCCCACAAATCATCTCCAGGTCGCTGACCAGAGCCTGCTTGCGCTGCTGTAGCGCTTGCTCCAGGTCCTCAAAGGCTGCGCTGATCTGGGCCAGGGCCTCTGCCTTGCGCTCCTGCAGCTGCTGGCTGATGCCCCCCACTAAGGCGATAGCTGCCGATAGTTGTGGCAATCTGGGGAGGGGAAATATCTCATACGGTGTTGCTGGGGTTGCCCTCACCAACCTATCCCTTCTCCCTGGGGACAATATCGTTGCCCTTCTGGAGAGCCTCTACATGAGACCTCTCTGATACTTCTATCTCTGCCCTTCCCAGACCCCTTCTCTCCCCTGCTGCTGTTGAGATATCATCCCTGTGGTCCCCCAGCCCAGGTCCCCACCCTGTGCCTACCGGCCACGCACAGCCTCGAGCTGGCGCTGTAATGCTGCTTTGTGCTGCTCCACCACATCCCGCAGCAGCACCGTGCCGTGCTCCCGATGCTCCCCTGCACGGCACTCCCCGCACATGGCCGTCTCACAGGCCTCACAGTAATACTCCATAGTCTGGTGGCACAAGGACTCCAGTCAGGCAATGGCTACACACCACACTTCTTTGCTCCCTCCCCTTTCCATCTGCCCTCTTTGCCCCTCACCCTCCAAGTGCATCCCCTACCTGGACCACTTATCCAGAGAAACACCCTCTTACCAACAGCCATGCAgctccaccccccacctccccaaagcttctccttctcttcccaccccaacTCCTGGCCTCACTGGGCCTCGCTTGGGCCCACCTTGCCTTCATGGTTGGGGCAGGAGAGAGGGCGGCCAGCCACTGCgctgagggggtgggggtcctCGGGGTCATGGGCCCCATCAGGTGCCTGCTGCATCGCCTCCATGAGGCTGCTGATGAAGAAATTGTTCTGCAGTGCCGAGACTCCCTGCTCTGGGAGGATGGACGTCTGCCGGCATACCGGACAGGACAGCGTCAGGCTCTGGGCAGGAATGTAGTTCTGGAGGCATCTGGTCAGGAGGAGGGGGAGTCAAAGGAAGGGTGGGTGGTGTCAGTGCACCCCTCCTTATACCCCCCATGGGTGCCAACCCCTCTCCTCACAGGTGTTCCATTACAGTTCACTCTGAAACCTCTGTTTGGCATACACACCTTATCCACCAGCAGGCATAAAACGCCTCAACTCACAACTTAGAACACATCCCTGACCATTCTCAGAAGAGCAGACATATCCACATTCCTCACAGTGTGCACAAACACAGGCTCACCTTTCACAGGTGTTTACTAACCTTTCTCATAGAAAATGTACAACTAGTGCCCCCCTCACCCTTTAACTCATTAAACATTTACCGACTGCCTACTCTTGCCAAATTTGTGCCAAGCTCTGGGGATAAAAAGATAAAGCACAGTGCCTGCTCTTAAAATACTTCCAGTCtacagagaaaaagaagtcaCAGAAATAGAGAGTTTAGAGAAGTAAACAGTGTAATGATTAAGGGTCCTGGAGCTAGGCTGCCCATGTTCAACTCCCAGGTCAGTCACCTATTATACGCCTGACAAGTTAACCAAGGATTCTTCCTTTGTAAGATGGAGACAGTGCAGACTTCACAGGGTGTTAGAGGATTAAATGTAAAGTACTTATTTACAtaagtaatataatttaaagagaattaaatgtaaaatgactGAATTACCCAAAACACTATACATGGTAGGCTACTGGTATTATTTATCATTAATATAAGGAATACAGATGCAGTGATAAGGAAATGCATCTGGCTCAGGGTGGGTGGAGAGGGCTTCAGAGGTAATGTAAGCTAACTCTTCATGGTTAAATAACTGTTAGCCTAACCAAAGACAGgtgcaggaagaggaggaaggctgTTTCAAATACAGAAGGCAGCAAGAAATGGGTAGGAACTATAAGCAGTTTGATGTGGCTGGAGACAAAGTCCAAGGCAAGGAACGGTAAGAGAAGCCAAGGAGCTTAGAGGTTTTTCCAACAGCAACAGGGAGCTGCAGGAGTGTGGTACAGCCAGGTGTACACTTTATCAAGTTCCTCTTCACCACCTCTGGGTGGACGGTGAATTTAAAGGGGATGAGAAAGCAGACAGGGGTGGTGGCACCATCATATGGTCAACATCTAGTtcccatttattaagcacctatgtGTCAGGTGCTGTGCTTTGCATGTTATGTTAACAGACTCAGAAAGGGCAACTGGTCCAAGGTAACAAATCTCCTGGGCACTGGAGCCTGGATTCAAATGCAAAGCAAAGTATGTGCTTAGCCAATATACTCTTAAAATAGTCTAGGCAAGAGGTGAGGAAGATCAATTTAGGCAGTAGCACAGTAGACTATGAGGTGGGAACAGCTTTGAGAAGTATTTAAGAAGTACAGCAGGTGAGAGGTGTTGTCTGATTGGACATGGGGAGTGAGAGAGAAGATGTCTTGGTTGACTCCCAGCTCCGTAGCTTAGATAACTGAGTGGACAGTGGTGACATTCACTGAGATGAGAAACACAGAAAGAGGAGGAGCATATAGGGAAGTTCAGCCTTGTCCTGGTTAGATTTAGTGCAACGGTGGAACACTCAGGAAAAGTGGACCAGTAGACagttggggagaaggggagaaggtAGCTTAGAGATAGACATGGGGGTGCCATCAACATTTAGATGGCCTTGGTGGCCATGGGAGAGGATGAGATCATCCAGGAAGAGGTAGACGgtaatgagagagagacagagcactCAGCAAATACTGCATGAGGACAGCAAAGAGGACCAGGCAGAGAGGTGGGAGGAGCAACAGCATCAAGGCAGCAAGGTGAGTGGTGCATTTCTAGAGGAAGGGAAAGAGTAGCCTCAGCGTCAAATGCAGCTGAGGAGTCAGTTAGGGTAAGGACTGGAAAATGCCCACTGAATTGGGCACATGTGAGGGTACTTTTGTCTGTAAGGAAAGTAGTGAGGGAAGTGGTGGTGGAAAGCTTGACTGTTGCACGTTAAAGAGTAAAGGGGAGGTTGGAAGTTTGAATGAGAAGGGGGTTGAGGGATCAGATGGTGCTAAAACGGGACAAGAGGACAAAGAGTTTTTACTGTTAGCAATGTGAGTTTTCAGCATGTTTATAAATTGAGAAGAAGCCAGTAGAGAGGGAGAGGTGGAAGAGACTAGACCAAGAGGACCAGGTCTTGGGGATAGGGAAGTGGCTGGGGTTGGCCTGTGGAGGAGGAGTGGACCCCATCCTCTGAATCAAAAGAGGTGGACGCAGAGGAGCACAGGGGACAGCGTTAAAGAGAGGATACCTAACTTgctcttacaaattacccagttctgtgtattttgttataaacagcagaaatagactaatacagaaaattggtaccagagaagtagggtgttgcttataacaaatacttgaaaatgtggaagtggctttggaactgggtgttgaggagaggctggaagactttggaggaacaggctagaaaaagcctagatgctgacgaaagtttagaagacaagaaaaccaggaaaagtttggaatgttttaaagATTGGTTAAAGGTGGTggccagaatgcttatggaaatatggacagtaaagaccattctaaggaggtctcggatagaaataagaaggaatttattagAAACTAGGgtaaagatcaaccttgctatgaactggcaaggaacttggctgcattgtgtccatgccctaggactgtGTGGAAATTGGAAtctaagagttgtgaaccagagtattatgcagaagaaatttctaagcagcaaagcattaaggaagctgcatggctacttgcaacagcctatgctgagttatggtggcaaaggcatgacataaagccagaatttaaaggcaagcagagagtaaagatttgggaaatttgCAGTCTGGCTATGTggtacagaagcagagagcatgcaatggtgcagcccagtgaccattagctaagaagattagaacaaaagaaagggattatcaagaggagaaaaaggccctgacggtattgcagaagcctctgggtcCAACCTTTGCATTTCAGGTACAatgacctagggagacaaaatggtcttggggaaaaggcctgaggcaccctccatgggctcactgcccagggccacctcggaaagctgcttctagcaccagtaccccagctgctttggctgctccagctgtatCTAaactggacctgcagctttggaaaatagaagccaaaagccttggcagtgtccacgtAGTGTTAGGTCTTGCAGGCTTGCagatgccagagctctgaaggttTGGAACCCTCCACCCCAAttccaaaggatgtatggaaaagcctgggagcccaggaagagatctgtcacaggggtggattcaCCGCAGAGTCTTTACTGGAGCAATGCCACgaggaaatgtggggtcggagttgcagcagagaaaccctatcagtgccatgtctaatggagccatgggagtgggaccgccatggagacccccgACTTGTAGAGCTActagcatgcaacaccagcctgtgagcATGAAAGCATCAcctgaaaccaggaaagccatagaagtggagctgcttGAGGACTGGGGGACTCAACCctcacaccagtgtgcagagcaCATCCAACATGAAGTCatggtacatgattcaccagctttgagatttaatgcctgccctgctgggttttggacttgtttgggacctgttacccctttcttttggcctattccttcctttttgaatgggaatatgtaccctatgtttgtcccaccattgaaTCTTGGAAGGAGATAACTTGTTCTTGACTTCACAGATGGgcctttgaactttggactttttttttttattcctgactggtaaggggatcgcaacccttggcttagtgtcatctgcaccacactcaaccagtgagcgcaccagccatccctatataggatacgaacctgcggccttggcgctaccagcactgcactctcccaagtgagccacagggctggccctgaactttggacttttgagttgaaacaaattaagactttggggacagaatgaatgtatttgtatgtgaaaaaaacatgaattttggggggtggaATGCTGCAGACTGGATCCCCCCAATCTCATTGAAGGttaaatccccattgtaactgttgagagtgggaaatcctattatggtaattgaaaggaggagccttgaagaggtgattagattgtaggaccatgccttagtgaatggattaaaaatggtggtcagggccatgatttggagggctttaaaagaagagtgaataaGGAAGTTgtcctcttgctctctttctgctctccctgcttccaccatcttgcaatgtgagacccctgggtcactgtcaccaccaccagatgtgttccttggactttggacttcccagc of Cynocephalus volans isolate mCynVol1 chromosome 4, mCynVol1.pri, whole genome shotgun sequence contains these proteins:
- the TRIM3 gene encoding tripartite motif-containing protein 3 isoform X2, giving the protein MAKREDSPGPEVQSMDKQFLVCSICLDRYRCPKVLPCLHTFCERCLQNYIPAQSLTLSCPVCRQTSILPEQGVSALQNNFFISSLMEAMQQAPDGAHDPEDPHPLSAVAGRPLSCPNHEGKTMEYYCEACETAMCGECRAGEHREHGTVLLRDVVEQHKAALQRQLEAVRGRLPQLSAAIALVGGISQQLQERKAEALAQISAAFEDLEQALQQRKQALVSDLEMICGAKQKVLQTQLDTLRQGQEHIGSSCSFAEQALRLGSAPEVLLVRKHMRERLAALAAQAFPERPHENAQLELVLEVDGLRRSVLNLGALLTTSATAHETVATGEGLRQALVGQPASLTVTTKDKDGRLVRTGSAELRAEITGPDGTRLPVPVVDHKNGTYELVYTARTEGELLLSVLLYGQPVRGSPFRVRALRPGDLPPSPDDVKRRVKSPGGPGSHVRQKAVRRPSSMYSTGGKRKDNPIEDELVFRVGSRGREKGEFTNLQGVSAANSGRIVVADSNNQCIQVFSNEGQFKFRFGVRGRSPGQLQRPTGVAVDTNGDIIVADYDNRWVSIFSPEGKFKPNGKLVGRFGGRGTTDRHFAGPHFVAVNNKNEIVVTDFHNHSVKVYSADGEFLFKFGSHGEGNGQFNAPTGVAVDSNGNIIVADWGNSRIQVFDSSGSFLSYINTSAEPLYGPQGLALTSDGHVVVADAGNHCFKAYRYLQ
- the TRIM3 gene encoding tripartite motif-containing protein 3 isoform X1, which encodes MAKREDSPGPEVQSMDKQFLVCSICLDRYRCPKVLPCLHTFCERCLQNYIPAQSLTLSCPVCRQTSILPEQGVSALQNNFFISSLMEAMQQAPDGAHDPEDPHPLSAVAGRPLSCPNHEGKTMEYYCEACETAMCGECRAGEHREHGTVLLRDVVEQHKAALQRQLEAVRGRLPQLSAAIALVGGISQQLQERKAEALAQISAAFEDLEQALQQRKQALVSDLEMICGAKQKVLQTQLDTLRQGQEHIGSSCSFAEQALRLGSAPEVLLVRKHMRERLAALAAQAFPERPHENAQLELVLEVDGLRRSVLNLGALLTTSATAHETVATGEGLRQALVGQPASLTVTTKDKDGRLVRTGSAELRAEITGPDGTRLPVPVVDHKNGTYELVYTARTEGELLLSVLLYGQPVRGSPFRVRALRPGDLPPSPDDVKRRVKSPGGPGSHVRQKAVRRPSSMYSTGGKRKDNPIEDELVFRVGSRGREKGEFTNLQGVSAANSGRIVVADSNNQCIQVFSNEGQFKFRFGVRGRSPGQLQRPTGVAVDTNGDIIVADYDNRWVSIFSPEGKFKTKIGAGRLMGPKGVAVDRNGHIIVVDNKSCCVFTFQPNGKLVGRFGGRGTTDRHFAGPHFVAVNNKNEIVVTDFHNHSVKVYSADGEFLFKFGSHGEGNGQFNAPTGVAVDSNGNIIVADWGNSRIQVFDSSGSFLSYINTSAEPLYGPQGLALTSDGHVVVADAGNHCFKAYRYLQ